A single genomic interval of Panthera tigris isolate Pti1 chromosome E3, P.tigris_Pti1_mat1.1, whole genome shotgun sequence harbors:
- the ERCC4 gene encoding DNA repair endonuclease XPF, producing MEPVPPARPTAMAPLLEYERQLVLELLDADGLVVCARGLGADRLLYHFLRLHCHPACLVLVLNTQPAEEEYFISQLKIEGVEHLPRRVTNEITSNSRYEVYTQGGVIFATSRILVVDFLTNRIPSDLITGILVYRAHRIIESCQEAFILRLFRQKNKRGFIKAFTDNAVAFDTGFCHVERVMRNLFVGKLYLWPRFHVAVNSFLEQHKPEVVEIHVSMTPAMLAIQTAILDILNACLKELKCHNPSLEVEDLSLENAIGKPFDKTIRHYLDPLWHQLGAKTKSLVQDLKILRTLLQYLSQYDCITFLNLLESLRATEKAFGQNSGWLFLESSTSMFVNARARVYHLPDAKMNKKGKVSEKMEIEQVQETKKELVLESNPKWEALTEVLKEIEAENKESEALGGPGQVLICASDERTCSQLREYITIGAEAFLLRLYRKTFERDSKAEDVWVQFRNEDSAKRMAKSHKRPKDPHSKQRAAPKERTLKKKKRRLTLTQMIGKPEEPEEEGDAKEGCPGDMGSSPDSSLEEIKHEEFDLNLSSDAAYGILKDPLTIIHPLLGCSDPYALTRVLHEVEPRYVVLYDAELTFVRQLEIYRASRPGKPLRVYFLIYGGSTEEQRYLTALRKEKEAFEKLIREKASMVVPEGREGRDEGNLDLVRGSASTGSPTDTRKAGGQEQNGTQQSIVVDMREFRSELPSLIHRRGIDIEPVTLEVGDYILTPEMCVERKSISDLIGSLNNGRLYGQCISMSRYYKRPVLLIEFDPSKPFSLTSRGAFHQEISGNDVSAKLTLLTLHFPRLRLLWCPSPHATAELFEELKQNKPQPDAATAMAVTADSETLPESEKYNPGPQDFLLKMPGVNAKNCRALMHHVKNIAELASLSQDKLAGILGNASNAKQLYDFIHTPYAEFVCKGKMRK from the exons ATGGAGCCGGTACCGCCGGCTCGGCCGACCGCTATGGCGCCGCTGCTGGAGTATGAGCGGCAGCTGGTTCTGGAACTACTGGACGCGGACGGGCTGGTAGTGTGCGCCCGCGGGCTCGGCGCGGATCGGCTCCTCTACCACTTCCTCCGGCTGCACTGCCACCCCGCGTGCCTGGTGCTGGTGCTCAACACGCAGCCGGCCGAGGAG GAGTATTTTATCAGTCAGCTGAAGATTGAAGGAGTGGAACACCTCCCTCGTCGTGTAACAAATGAAATCACAAGTAACAGTCGCTACGAGGTCTACACCCAAGGAGGTGTGATATTTGCAACAAGTCGAATACTTGTGGTCGACTTCTTGACTAATAGAATACCTTCAGATTTAATCACTG GCATCTTGGTGTATAGAGCGCACAGGATAATCGAGTCTTGTCAAGAAGCATTCATCTTGCGTCTGTTTCGCCAGAAAAACAAGCgtggttttattaaagctttCACAGACAATGCTGTCGCCTTTGACACTGGTTTTTGTCACGTGGAAAGAGTGATGCGAAATCTTTTCGTAGGGAAGCTGTATCTGTGGCCAAG GTTCCATGTAGCAGTAAACTCATTCTTAGAACAGCACAAACCTGAAGTTGTAGAAATTCACGTTTCTATGACGCCTGCCATGCTCGCCATACAGACTGCCATCCTGGACATCCTAAATGCGTGTCTGAAAGAACTGAAATGCCACAACCCATCGCTCGAAGTTGAAGATTTGTCTTTagaaaatgctattggaaaaccGTTTGACAAG ACGATCCGCCATTATCTGGATCCCTTGTGGCACCAGCTTGGAGCCAAGACTAAGTCCTTGGTTCAGGATTTGAAGATATTACGAACTTTGCTGCAGTATCTCTCTCAGTATGATTGTATCACATTCCTTAATCTTCTGGAATCTCTGAGAGCGACAGAGAAGGCTTTTGGTCAGAATTCAG GTTGGCTCTTTCTTGAGTCCAGCACCTCGATGTTTGTTAATGCTCGAGCAAGGGTTTATCATCTTCCAGatgccaaaatgaacaaaaaaggcaaagtgtctgaaaaaatggaaattgaaCAAGTACAAG aaacaaaaaaggaattggTGCTAGAAAGCAACCCGAAGTGGGAAGCTCTGACCGAAGTACTGAAAGAAATTGAGGCGGAAAATAAGGAGAGTGAAGCCCTTGGGGGTCcag GTCAGGTGCTGATTTGTGCAAGTGATGAGCGAACGTGTTCCCAGCTGAGAGAGTATATCACGATCGGAGCAGAGGCCTTCTTGTTGAGGCTCTACAGGAAGACCTTTGAGAGGGACAGCAAAGCCGAGGACGTGTGGGTGCAATTTAGAAATGAGGACAGTGCAAAGAGAATGGCGAAATCTCACAAAAGGCCTAAAGACCCCCACAGCAAACAGAGGGCTGCCCCCAAAGAAAGGACTCTCAAGAAGAAGAAGCGGCGGTTAACTTTAACACAGATGATAGGAAAGCCTGAAGAACCGGAAGAGGAAGGGGATGCCAAGGAAGGCTGTCCTGGAGACATGGGCAGTAGCCCAGACAGTTCCTTAGAAGAAATCAAGCACGAGGAATTTGACTTAAACTTGTCATCCGATGCCGCTTATGGAATACTGAAAGACCCGCTCACCATCATCCACCCTCTCTTGGGCTGCAGTGACCCCTACGCTCTGACAAGGGTGCTGCACGAGGTGGAACCGAGATACGTGGTTCTGTACGACGCCGAGCTAACGTTTGTTCGCCAACTTGAGATTTACCGGGCGAGTAGGCCTGGGAAGCCTCTGAG GGTTTACTTTCTTATATACGGAGGCTCAACAGAGGAACAGCGCTATCTCACTGCTTTGcggaaagaaaaggaagctttTGAAAAACTCATAAG GGAGAAGGCTAGCATGGTTGTGcctgaagggagggaagggagagatgagGGGAACCTGGACCTGGTGAGAGGCTCCGCGTCCACAGGCTCGCCCACCGACACGCGGAAAGCAG GTGGCCAGGAGCAGAACGGTACACAGCAAAGTATAGTTGTGGATATGCGTGAGTTCCGCAGCGAACTCCCATCCCTGATCCACCGTCGGGGCATTGACATTGAACCGGTGACGCTGGAGGTCGGAGACTACATTCTGACTCCAGAAATGTGCGTGGAGCGCAAGAGCATCAGTGATTTGATTGGCTCTTTAAACAACGGCCGCCTCTACGGCCAGTGTATCTCCATGTCCCGCTACTACAAGCGCCCAGTGCTCCTGATCGAGTTCGACCCCAGCAAGCCCTTCTCGCTCACTTCCCGAGGTGCCTTCCACCAGGAGATCTCCGGCAATGACGTCAGTGCCAAGCTCACCCTCCTCACGCTTCACTTCCCCAGACTCCGGCTTCtctggtgcccctccccccacgccaCCGCCGAGCTGTTCGAGGAGCTGAAACAGAACAAGCCGCAGCCCGACGCGGCCACGGCCATGGCCGTCACGGCGGATTCGGAAACCCTCCCGGAGTCAGAAAAGTATAATCCGGGTCCCCAGGACTTCTTGTTGAAAATGCCAGGGGTAAATGCCAAAAACTGTCGCGCCTTGATGCACCACGTTAAGAACATCGCAGAGCTGGCGAGCTTGTCGCAAGACAAGCTGGCGGGTATTTTGGGCAACGCCTCGAACGCGAAGCAGCTCTATGACTTCATCCACACCCCTTATGCCGAGTTTGTGTGTAAAGGCAAAATGAGAAAGTGA